Proteins from a genomic interval of Oncorhynchus kisutch isolate 150728-3 linkage group LG28, Okis_V2, whole genome shotgun sequence:
- the LOC109872841 gene encoding 55 kDa erythrocyte membrane protein-like isoform X4 gives MTLKSNKNEPAVILERVNSARTALSDLYLEQLLQNKPKPEKGVMPAYETKGAEVYTNGSAGHMNGTEPTRMREVAFEKNPSEPMGVTLKFNGKQKCTVARILHGGMIHRQGSLHEGDEIAEINGTSVANQSVDQLQKILKDTNGVVTMKIIPNQPRCSLVCETYMRAQFDYDPAKDDLIPCKEAGLKFKTGNIIQIINKHDPNWWQGKVDISTVDFAGILPSPELQEWRVASKSKATEGTQSCSPFGKKKKCKDKYLAKHSSIFDQLDVISYEEVVRLPAFSRKTLVLIGAPGVGRSHIKSSLLTKYPEKFAYPAPHTTRPPRKDEENGQEYYFISNDAMTKCITGNELLEYGSFQGFMFGTKMETIQKIHEQGKIALLDVEPQTLKLLRTADFAPLVVFIAPTNSATQSEAVQSIQKESDAIHSTYRHFFDVLLVNNDVDESVKGVEAAIEQATSTPQWVPVSWVY, from the exons GGGGTTATGCCAGCCTATGAGACAAAAGGAGCAGAAGTATACACCAATGGCAGTGCTGGTCACATGAACGGAACTGAGCCAACCAGGATGCGTGAGGTGGCGTTTGAAAAAAATCCCTCAGAGCCCATG gGGGTGACTCTGAAATTTAATGGAAAACAGAAGTGCACTGTGGCCAGAATATTACATGGGGGAATGATACATAGACAAG GTTCCCTACATGAAGGGGATGAAATAGCAGAGATCAATGGAACGAGTGTGGCCAACCAATCTGTCGACCAGCTACAAAAGATCTTG AAAGATACCAACGGAGTAGTCACAATGAAAATCATCCCCAACCAGCCAAGGTGCTCTCTTGTGTGTGAG ACGTACATGAGGGCTCAGTTTGACTACGACCCTGCCAAGGATGACCTCATCCCATGCAAAGAAGCAGGGCTGAAGTTCAAAACGGGCAACATCATTCAGATCATCAACAAGCATGATCCAAACTGGTGGCAAGGCAAGGTGGACATCTCTACTGTCGACTTTGCTGGAATCCTCCCCTCCCCAGAACTTCAAGAATG gCGGGTGGCAAGTAAAAGCAAGGCCACAGAGGGCACCCAATCCTGCAGCCCCTTTGGAAAGAAGAAGAAGTGCAAAGACAAGTATCTGGCCAAGCACAGCTCTA TCTTTGACCAGTTGGACGTGATTTCTTATGAAGAGGTTGTCCGGCTCCCTGCCTTCAGCAGAAAAACCTTGGTGCTTATTG GTGCACCAGGTGTAGGAAGGAGCCACATCAAAAGCTCGTTGCTGACCAAATACCCAGAGAAGTTTGCCTACCCTGCACCAC ACACCACCAGACCCCCACGTAAGGACGAGGAGAACGGGCAGGAGTACTACTTCATCTCCAATGACGCCATGACCAAGTGCATCACTGGGAATGAGCTGCTGGAGTATGGCAGCTTCCAGGGGTTCATGTTTGGAACCAAAATGGAGACTATCCAGAAGATCCATGAGCAAGGAAAAATTGCCCTGCTCGATGTGGAGCCACAG ACATTGAAACTTTTGCGGACGGCAGACTTTGCGCCTCTAGTGGTGTTCATTGCACCTACCAACTCAGCTACCCAG TCGGAAGCTGTGCAGTCGATCCAGAAGGAGTCGGATGCCATCCACTCCACCTACAGACACTTCTTTGATGTGCTGCTGGTTAACAACGATGTTGATGAGAGTGTGAAAGGAGTGGAGGCGGCCATAGAGCAAGCCACTTCCACCCCACAATGGGTGCCAGTTTCCTGGGTCTACTGA
- the LOC109872841 gene encoding 55 kDa erythrocyte membrane protein-like isoform X2 yields MTLKSNKNEPAVILERVNSARTALSDLYLEQLLQNKPKPEKGVMPAYETKGAEVYTNGSAGHMNGTEPTRMREVAFEKNPSEPMGVTLKFNGKQKCTVARILHGGMIHRQGSLHEGDEIAEINGTSVANQSVDQLQKILKDTNGVVTMKIIPNQPRCSLVCETYMRAQFDYDPAKDDLIPCKEAGLKFKTGNIIQIINKHDPNWWQGKVDISTVDFAGILPSPELQEWRVASKSKATEGTQSCSPFGKKKKCKDKYLAKHSSSNTCYLFIPNTVLRTTYTIYMYNVFYMAWDWFRSLNHPCIIFSLLLVFDQLDVISYEEVVRLPAFSRKTLVLIGAPGVGRSHIKSSLLTKYPEKFAYPAPHTTRPPRKDEENGQEYYFISNDAMTKCITGNELLEYGSFQGFMFGTKMETIQKIHEQGKIALLDVEPQTLKLLRTADFAPLVVFIAPTNSATQSEAVQSIQKESDAIHSTYRHFFDVLLVNNDVDESVKGVEAAIEQATSTPQWVPVSWVY; encoded by the exons GGGGTTATGCCAGCCTATGAGACAAAAGGAGCAGAAGTATACACCAATGGCAGTGCTGGTCACATGAACGGAACTGAGCCAACCAGGATGCGTGAGGTGGCGTTTGAAAAAAATCCCTCAGAGCCCATG gGGGTGACTCTGAAATTTAATGGAAAACAGAAGTGCACTGTGGCCAGAATATTACATGGGGGAATGATACATAGACAAG GTTCCCTACATGAAGGGGATGAAATAGCAGAGATCAATGGAACGAGTGTGGCCAACCAATCTGTCGACCAGCTACAAAAGATCTTG AAAGATACCAACGGAGTAGTCACAATGAAAATCATCCCCAACCAGCCAAGGTGCTCTCTTGTGTGTGAG ACGTACATGAGGGCTCAGTTTGACTACGACCCTGCCAAGGATGACCTCATCCCATGCAAAGAAGCAGGGCTGAAGTTCAAAACGGGCAACATCATTCAGATCATCAACAAGCATGATCCAAACTGGTGGCAAGGCAAGGTGGACATCTCTACTGTCGACTTTGCTGGAATCCTCCCCTCCCCAGAACTTCAAGAATG gCGGGTGGCAAGTAAAAGCAAGGCCACAGAGGGCACCCAATCCTGCAGCCCCTTTGGAAAGAAGAAGAAGTGCAAAGACAAGTATCTGGCCAAGCACAGCTCTAGTAACACTTGTTATTTGTTTATACCCAATACAGTCTTGAGAACTACCTATACTATCTACATGTATAATGTATTCTACATGGCATGGGATTGGTTTAGATCCCTAAACCACCCATGTATTATTTTCTCCCTTTTGTTAGTCTTTGACCAGTTGGACGTGATTTCTTATGAAGAGGTTGTCCGGCTCCCTGCCTTCAGCAGAAAAACCTTGGTGCTTATTG GTGCACCAGGTGTAGGAAGGAGCCACATCAAAAGCTCGTTGCTGACCAAATACCCAGAGAAGTTTGCCTACCCTGCACCAC ACACCACCAGACCCCCACGTAAGGACGAGGAGAACGGGCAGGAGTACTACTTCATCTCCAATGACGCCATGACCAAGTGCATCACTGGGAATGAGCTGCTGGAGTATGGCAGCTTCCAGGGGTTCATGTTTGGAACCAAAATGGAGACTATCCAGAAGATCCATGAGCAAGGAAAAATTGCCCTGCTCGATGTGGAGCCACAG ACATTGAAACTTTTGCGGACGGCAGACTTTGCGCCTCTAGTGGTGTTCATTGCACCTACCAACTCAGCTACCCAG TCGGAAGCTGTGCAGTCGATCCAGAAGGAGTCGGATGCCATCCACTCCACCTACAGACACTTCTTTGATGTGCTGCTGGTTAACAACGATGTTGATGAGAGTGTGAAAGGAGTGGAGGCGGCCATAGAGCAAGCCACTTCCACCCCACAATGGGTGCCAGTTTCCTGGGTCTACTGA
- the LOC109872841 gene encoding 55 kDa erythrocyte membrane protein-like isoform X3 → MTLKSNKNEPAVILERVNSARTALSDLYLEQLLQNKPKPEKGVMPAYETKGAEVYTNGSAGHMNGTEPTRMREVAFEKNPSEPMGVTLKFNGKQKCTVARILHGGMIHRQGSLHEGDEIAEINGTSVANQSVDQLQKILKDTNGVVTMKIIPNQPRCSLVCELFCVTQQTYMRAQFDYDPAKDDLIPCKEAGLKFKTGNIIQIINKHDPNWWQGKVDISTVDFAGILPSPELQEWRVASKSKATEGTQSCSPFGKKKKCKDKYLAKHSSIFDQLDVISYEEVVRLPAFSRKTLVLIGAPGVGRSHIKSSLLTKYPEKFAYPAPHTTRPPRKDEENGQEYYFISNDAMTKCITGNELLEYGSFQGFMFGTKMETIQKIHEQGKIALLDVEPQTLKLLRTADFAPLVVFIAPTNSATQSEAVQSIQKESDAIHSTYRHFFDVLLVNNDVDESVKGVEAAIEQATSTPQWVPVSWVY, encoded by the exons GGGGTTATGCCAGCCTATGAGACAAAAGGAGCAGAAGTATACACCAATGGCAGTGCTGGTCACATGAACGGAACTGAGCCAACCAGGATGCGTGAGGTGGCGTTTGAAAAAAATCCCTCAGAGCCCATG gGGGTGACTCTGAAATTTAATGGAAAACAGAAGTGCACTGTGGCCAGAATATTACATGGGGGAATGATACATAGACAAG GTTCCCTACATGAAGGGGATGAAATAGCAGAGATCAATGGAACGAGTGTGGCCAACCAATCTGTCGACCAGCTACAAAAGATCTTG AAAGATACCAACGGAGTAGTCACAATGAAAATCATCCCCAACCAGCCAAGGTGCTCTCTTGTGTGTGAG CTGTTCTGTGTTACTCAACAGACGTACATGAGGGCTCAGTTTGACTACGACCCTGCCAAGGATGACCTCATCCCATGCAAAGAAGCAGGGCTGAAGTTCAAAACGGGCAACATCATTCAGATCATCAACAAGCATGATCCAAACTGGTGGCAAGGCAAGGTGGACATCTCTACTGTCGACTTTGCTGGAATCCTCCCCTCCCCAGAACTTCAAGAATG gCGGGTGGCAAGTAAAAGCAAGGCCACAGAGGGCACCCAATCCTGCAGCCCCTTTGGAAAGAAGAAGAAGTGCAAAGACAAGTATCTGGCCAAGCACAGCTCTA TCTTTGACCAGTTGGACGTGATTTCTTATGAAGAGGTTGTCCGGCTCCCTGCCTTCAGCAGAAAAACCTTGGTGCTTATTG GTGCACCAGGTGTAGGAAGGAGCCACATCAAAAGCTCGTTGCTGACCAAATACCCAGAGAAGTTTGCCTACCCTGCACCAC ACACCACCAGACCCCCACGTAAGGACGAGGAGAACGGGCAGGAGTACTACTTCATCTCCAATGACGCCATGACCAAGTGCATCACTGGGAATGAGCTGCTGGAGTATGGCAGCTTCCAGGGGTTCATGTTTGGAACCAAAATGGAGACTATCCAGAAGATCCATGAGCAAGGAAAAATTGCCCTGCTCGATGTGGAGCCACAG ACATTGAAACTTTTGCGGACGGCAGACTTTGCGCCTCTAGTGGTGTTCATTGCACCTACCAACTCAGCTACCCAG TCGGAAGCTGTGCAGTCGATCCAGAAGGAGTCGGATGCCATCCACTCCACCTACAGACACTTCTTTGATGTGCTGCTGGTTAACAACGATGTTGATGAGAGTGTGAAAGGAGTGGAGGCGGCCATAGAGCAAGCCACTTCCACCCCACAATGGGTGCCAGTTTCCTGGGTCTACTGA
- the LOC109872841 gene encoding 55 kDa erythrocyte membrane protein-like isoform X1, which yields MTLKSNKNEPAVILERVNSARTALSDLYLEQLLQNKPKPEKGVMPAYETKGAEVYTNGSAGHMNGTEPTRMREVAFEKNPSEPMGVTLKFNGKQKCTVARILHGGMIHRQGSLHEGDEIAEINGTSVANQSVDQLQKILKDTNGVVTMKIIPNQPRCSLVCELFCVTQQTYMRAQFDYDPAKDDLIPCKEAGLKFKTGNIIQIINKHDPNWWQGKVDISTVDFAGILPSPELQEWRVASKSKATEGTQSCSPFGKKKKCKDKYLAKHSSSNTCYLFIPNTVLRTTYTIYMYNVFYMAWDWFRSLNHPCIIFSLLLVFDQLDVISYEEVVRLPAFSRKTLVLIGAPGVGRSHIKSSLLTKYPEKFAYPAPHTTRPPRKDEENGQEYYFISNDAMTKCITGNELLEYGSFQGFMFGTKMETIQKIHEQGKIALLDVEPQTLKLLRTADFAPLVVFIAPTNSATQSEAVQSIQKESDAIHSTYRHFFDVLLVNNDVDESVKGVEAAIEQATSTPQWVPVSWVY from the exons GGGGTTATGCCAGCCTATGAGACAAAAGGAGCAGAAGTATACACCAATGGCAGTGCTGGTCACATGAACGGAACTGAGCCAACCAGGATGCGTGAGGTGGCGTTTGAAAAAAATCCCTCAGAGCCCATG gGGGTGACTCTGAAATTTAATGGAAAACAGAAGTGCACTGTGGCCAGAATATTACATGGGGGAATGATACATAGACAAG GTTCCCTACATGAAGGGGATGAAATAGCAGAGATCAATGGAACGAGTGTGGCCAACCAATCTGTCGACCAGCTACAAAAGATCTTG AAAGATACCAACGGAGTAGTCACAATGAAAATCATCCCCAACCAGCCAAGGTGCTCTCTTGTGTGTGAG CTGTTCTGTGTTACTCAACAGACGTACATGAGGGCTCAGTTTGACTACGACCCTGCCAAGGATGACCTCATCCCATGCAAAGAAGCAGGGCTGAAGTTCAAAACGGGCAACATCATTCAGATCATCAACAAGCATGATCCAAACTGGTGGCAAGGCAAGGTGGACATCTCTACTGTCGACTTTGCTGGAATCCTCCCCTCCCCAGAACTTCAAGAATG gCGGGTGGCAAGTAAAAGCAAGGCCACAGAGGGCACCCAATCCTGCAGCCCCTTTGGAAAGAAGAAGAAGTGCAAAGACAAGTATCTGGCCAAGCACAGCTCTAGTAACACTTGTTATTTGTTTATACCCAATACAGTCTTGAGAACTACCTATACTATCTACATGTATAATGTATTCTACATGGCATGGGATTGGTTTAGATCCCTAAACCACCCATGTATTATTTTCTCCCTTTTGTTAGTCTTTGACCAGTTGGACGTGATTTCTTATGAAGAGGTTGTCCGGCTCCCTGCCTTCAGCAGAAAAACCTTGGTGCTTATTG GTGCACCAGGTGTAGGAAGGAGCCACATCAAAAGCTCGTTGCTGACCAAATACCCAGAGAAGTTTGCCTACCCTGCACCAC ACACCACCAGACCCCCACGTAAGGACGAGGAGAACGGGCAGGAGTACTACTTCATCTCCAATGACGCCATGACCAAGTGCATCACTGGGAATGAGCTGCTGGAGTATGGCAGCTTCCAGGGGTTCATGTTTGGAACCAAAATGGAGACTATCCAGAAGATCCATGAGCAAGGAAAAATTGCCCTGCTCGATGTGGAGCCACAG ACATTGAAACTTTTGCGGACGGCAGACTTTGCGCCTCTAGTGGTGTTCATTGCACCTACCAACTCAGCTACCCAG TCGGAAGCTGTGCAGTCGATCCAGAAGGAGTCGGATGCCATCCACTCCACCTACAGACACTTCTTTGATGTGCTGCTGGTTAACAACGATGTTGATGAGAGTGTGAAAGGAGTGGAGGCGGCCATAGAGCAAGCCACTTCCACCCCACAATGGGTGCCAGTTTCCTGGGTCTACTGA
- the LOC109872839 gene encoding H/ACA ribonucleoprotein complex subunit DKC1-like, giving the protein MRIEHTCPPQSHCTPKMADVEMNSAKKQKKKKGKTVSDDDVGDIQESGDFLIKPESKVASLDTSQWPLLLKNFDKLNIRTAHYTPLPNGSNPLKRSIQDYVRTGFINLDKPANPSSHEVVAWIRRILRVEKTGHSGTLDPKVTGCLIVCVDRATRLVKSQQSAGKEYVGIVRLHNAIENEHTLARGIETLTGALFQRPPLIAAVKRQLRVRTVYESKLIEYDPERRLGIFWVSCEAGTYIRTLCVHLGLLLGVGGQMQELRRVRSGVLGERDNLVTMHDVLDAQWQYDHNKDETYLRRVIYPLEKLLVSHKRLVMKDSAVNAICYGAKIMLPGVLRYEDGIEMNQDIVVITTKGEAICIATALMTTAVISTCDHGVVAKIKRVIMERDTYPRKWGLGPKASQKKMMIQKGLLDKRGKANDSTPSDWKDGYVDYSASKPKAEETGNGDAKRKREDSDSDAAAASAPSTPLAEDPKKEKEKKKKKKEKKQKLEHPAAEAAEPAAETEGEVGESAKKKKKKKKKEADAEAE; this is encoded by the exons ATGCGCATTGAACACACGTGTCCCCCTCAGTCTCATTGCACACCGAAGATGGCGGACGTTGAAA TGAACTCTGCCaaaaaacagaagaagaagaagggaaaGACAGTTTCTGATGATGACGTTGGG gATATTCAGGAGAGTGGTGATTTCCTCATCAAACCAGAGTCCAAAGTTGCCAGTCTGGACACATCTCAGTGGCCATTGCTGTTGAAA AATTTTGACAAACTCAACATTCGGACAGCTCACTACACACCCTTGCCAAATGGCTCAAACCCTTTGAAGAGGAGCATTCAGGATTATGTTCG GACAGGCTTCATCAACTTGGACAAGCCTGCAAATCCCTCCTCTCATGAGGTGGTGGCCTGGATCCGACGTATCCTGCGAGTGGAGAAGACTGGCCACAGTGGCACCCTGGACCCCAAGGTGACCGGCTgcctcattgtgtgtgtggacagagccACACGACTGGTCAAGTCCCAGCAGAGTGCAG GCAAAGAGTATGTGGGAATTGTTCGGCTGCACAATGCTATTGAGAATGAGCACACACTTGCTAGG gGAATTGAAACCCTCACAGGTGCCTTGTTCCAGCGACCACCTCTCATCGCAGCCGTTAAGCGCCAGTTGAGAGTTAGGACCGTTTATGAAAGCAAACTCATTGAGTACGACCCAGAGAGGAGATTGG GTATTTTCTGGGTGAGCTGCGAGGCGGGGACCTACATCAGGACCCTGTGTGTCCACCTGGGGCTCCTCCTTGGTGTTGGTGGTCAGATGCAGGAGCTGAGGAGAGTTCGCTCTGGTGTTCTGGGAGAGAGG GACAACCTGGTGACCATGCACGATGTGCTGGATGCTCAGTGGCAGTATGACCACAACAAGGACGAGACGTACCTGCGCAGAGTCATCTACCCACTGGAGAAGCTTCTGGTGTCGCACAAACGTTTGGTCATGAAAGACAGTGCA GTGAATGCGATCTGCTATGGAGCGAAGATAATGTTGCCTGGTGTCCTACGATATGAGGATGGCATTGAGATGAACCAAGATATTGTGGTGATAACAACCAAAGGAGAGGCCATTTGTATAG CTACTGCCCTCATGACTACTGCAGTGATCTCCACGTGTGACCACGGTGTCGTGGCCAAGATAAAGAGGGTCATCATGGAACGTGACACCTACCCCCGCAAGTGGGGCTTGGGGCCCAAG GCCAGCCAGAAGAAGATGATGATCCAGAAGGGACTGCTGGACAAACGTGGCAAAGCCAACGACAGCACTCCATCAGACTGGAAGGATGGCTATGTAGATTACAG TGCGTCCAAGCCCAAGGCTGAAGAAACCGGCAATGGGGACGCAAAG aggaagagggaagacAGCGATAGTGATGCTGCGGCAGCCTCTGCACCTTCCACTCCATTGGCAGAAGACCccaagaaggagaaggagaagaagaagaaaaagaaggaaaaaaagcAAAAACTGGAGCACCCAGCTGCAGAGGCGGCGGAGCCAGCAGCAGAGACGGAAGGAGAG GTGGGCGAGAGtgccaagaagaagaagaagaagaagaagaaggaagcgGATGCAGAAGCGGAGTGA
- the LOC109873436 gene encoding trimethyllysine dioxygenase, mitochondrial-like, protein MALARVFFRLHGYLRPISKTQAPLVSRLIRTQNEARYWQCTAAPQSTSCHWQLQEECLELSYGGLVMHFDYVWLRDHCRSASCYNSKTNQRNLDTSHVELNICPANTRVDDENLFLTWPDGHVTKYNLSWLAQNSYEGQKQSAMQPRIIWNSDIYANAKVSPANWDKFMACDDELKKFLRNFLLYGIAFVEGVPPTVEATGTVTQRVSLIRETMYGKMWNFTSDFSRGDTAYTKLALDRHTDTSYFQEPCGIQVFHCLKHEGTGGRTLLVDGFYSADQVLQKTPDNFELLARVPIKHEYIENVSDHRNHMIGIGPVLNVYPWNNEVYMIRYNNYDRAVINTIPHDVVNRWYVAHRQLTTELRKPENELWVKLKPGKVLFIDNWRVLHGRESFTGLRQLCGCYLTRDDVLNTARSLGLQA, encoded by the exons ATGGCTTTGGCTCGGGTGTTTTTCCGTTTACATGGCTATTTGCGACCCATATCGAAAACACAGGCTCCTTTGGTCTCCCGACTCATACGGACCCAGAATGAAGCGAGGTATTGGCAGTGTACTGCTGCTCCACAGTCGACGAGTTGTCACTGGCAACTTCAGGAAGAATGCCTTG AGCTCAGCTATGGAGGACTTGTGATGCACTTTGACTATGTGTGGCTACGGGATCATTGCCGCTCTGCCTCCTGCTACAACAGCAAGACCAACCAGAGGAACCTAGATACGTCACATGTGGAGCTGAACATATGTCCCGCCAACACCAGGGTGGATGATGAGAATCTCTTCCTCACAT GGCCCGATGGTCATGTGACAAAGTACAACCTGAGTTGGCTGGCTCAGAACAGCTATGAGGGACAGAAGCAGAGTGCCATGCAGCCACGCATCATCTGGAACTCTGACATCTATGCCAATGCCAAGGTGTCCCCTGCCAATTGGGACAAGTTTATGGCCTGTGACGATGAACTGAAGAAGTTCCTCAGGAACTTTCTGCTGTATGGCATTGCTTTTGTGGAGGGTGTCCCACCAACTGTTGAGGCCACAGGGACTGTTACCCAGAGGGTCAGCCTCATCAG GGAGACTATGTATGGCAAGATGTGGAACTTCACTTCAGATTTCTCCAGAGGAGACACTGCCTACACCAAACTGGCCCTGGACCGTCACACAGACACCTCATACTTCCAGGAGCCTTGTGG GATCCAAGTGTTCCATTGCCTTAAACACGAGGGAACGGGAGGAAGAACACTACTCGTGGATGGATTCTATTCTGCAGACCAAGTACTCCAGAAGACACCTGACAACTTTGAGCTGCTAGCACGGGTGCCTATCAAGCATGAGTACATTGAAAATGTCAGCGACCACCGCAACCACATGATAGGCATCGGCCCTGTGCTCAACGTGTATCCCTGGAACAATGAGGTGTACATGATCCG ATACAATAACTATGACCGGGCAGTCATAAACACTATCCCCCATGACGTTGTCAATCGATGGTATGTGGCTCACAGACAGTTGACCACAGAGCTGAGGAAGCCAGAGAATGAGTTGTGGGTCAAACTGAAGCCTGGAAAG GTTCTCTTCATTGATAACTGGCGTGTCTTGCATGGTCGGGAGTCCTTCACAGGCCTGCGGCAACTGTGTGGCTGCTACCTGACCAGAGACGACGTCTTGAACACTGCCCGCTCCCTGGGTCTGCAGGCCTGA